The following proteins come from a genomic window of Theileria equi strain WA chromosome 2 map unlocalized gcontig_1105316255037, whole genome shotgun sequence:
- a CDS encoding conserved hypothetical protein (encoded by transcript BEWA_040190A), with product MKEDKPIVIDGVTEVDDLALVTHFAQTETHRIKELESFKKPKGITSQRYVCVFQGNNYRILERPSILYGGDESDASDSDLELEVKHREYMRSADVSDIIDPLDNLRIIDTVDLPEKVDISLPISKIGTCQSSLGNIVVVESIENHKVLDLGSIVCKDDRTILGTVNDTFGPTQSPFYMVILRDEKVKVQVGQDIYYDVHHSTFVTDESTDAHFTVEQDSEEEEEHEELTAKKQSKLKQSYKDL from the exons ATGAAGGAGGACAAGCCCATCGTCATCGATGGCGTCACAGAAGTCGACGATTTGGCCCTCGTCACTCACTTTGCCCAG ACCGAAACACATCGCATAAAGGAGCTAGAATCCTTCAAAAAACCGAAAGGAATAACATCTCAACGGTATGTTTGTGTTTTCCAAGGCAACAACTATAGAATTCTTGAAAGACCCTCAATTCTCTACGGAGGGGACGAGAGCGATGCTAGTGATTCAGATTTAGAGCTCGAAGTTAAGCATAGAGAATACATGCG TAGCGCCGATGTCAGCGACATAATTGATCCCCTGGACAATTTGCGG ATCATTGATACCGTTGATTTACCCGAAAAGGTGGATATCAGTCTGCCAATTAGCAAAATTGGCACATGCCAGTCATCTCTTGGCAATATCGTAGTTGTAGAATCCATAGAG AACCACAAAGTATTGGACCTTGGCTCCATCGTATGCAAGGACGATAGGACGATTCTAGGGACCGTAAATGACACCTTTGGTCCCACTCAATCTCCCTTTTACATGGTCATTCTCAGGGACGAAAAGGTAAAGGTGCAAGTG GGCCAAGACATCTACTACGACGTCCATCACAGCACATTTGTCACGGATGAATCTACAGACGCTCATTTCAC GGTTGAGCAGGACTcggaggaggaagaagagcaTGAAGAGCTCACAGCCAAGAAACAAAGCAAACTCAAGCAGTCCTACAAGGACCTGTAG
- a CDS encoding hypothetical protein (encoded by transcript BEWA_040140A), with amino-acid sequence MTTDSGCTVSAYSSYLYVLVDIFNKNEYSHSSCGYKITPKEERNTPAGFKTYIHPLPDWGFYELFYYLGKIDYQGTEQDGFERIKYCHTDVLVYYWDYDEDNFCPLLVRVTKTGWSMYHYYEYYTPTGINTNNWKRYSGIANDISDRLKSISKGDVFGRVVVLKLDAKNNETYGVNGEETSDINKSVRIQVTGPKNEPSTDYRKYTHCLVSNGKMRVLGTKHDKIYKPFKESILKKEYTEASVYYSSKDSKYQKPLILQLGTGKDFYKLDGEKWVKDPSITSSGLKDALDKENDTHIINISKESKYQCSSPSCDKNIEVDTDQSAEKSHNYTKRRHYLQGNGQFSVSSFIGSDSTIQIGLSSPSGIAEVNIFWYPKQSGTPLLICYSSESTLSWFKKTKVDNEWKEVNDTKIKPTSIDDHAGIQKLLIEAESPEVSIQLDQVSGSGYSSDGDATINIRGEKVNDANGYSKITHEITGKTFIIKGIQHRGQSQTVKGTTTAFSKDSLTETSVFYSGSDPKISKPLLLELKLQVESKYIYYEKTKNANEWSLFESKQTTQYTGDPLKKKLDALYAVSIFCKN; translated from the coding sequence ATGACTACTGATAGTGGATGTACGGTTAGTGCCTACAGCTCGTATCTATATGTACTTGTTGACATTTTCAATAAGAATGAGTATAGTCATTCTAGTTGTGGGTATAAGATAACTcctaaagaagagagaAATACTCCAGCAGGATTTAAGACATATATACATCCCTTACCGGATTGGGGATTTTACGAActattttattatttgGGTAAAATTGACTATCAAGGAACTGAGCAAGATGGGTTCGAACGTATCAAGTACTGTCATACAGATGTTTTAGTCTACTATTGGGACTATGACGAGGATAATTTCTGTCCCTTGCTCGTTAGGGTGACAAAAACAGGATGGTCTATGTATCATTATTATGAGTACTACACTCCCACTGGTATAAACACAAATAATTGGAAAAGATATAGTGGTATAGCCAATGATATTTCTGATAGACTCAAAAGTATTAGCAAGGGAGACGTATTTGGTAGGGTAGTTGTTCTCAAGCTAGATGCGAAGAATAATGAAACCTATGGAGttaatggagaagaaaCTTCTGATATCAACAAAAGTGTTAGGATACAAGTTACTGGACCAAAAAATGAGCCTTCTACAGACTACAGAAAATATACTCACTGTCTTGTGAGTAATGGGAAGATGAGGGTACTTGGAACAAAACACGATAAGATATACAAACCATTCAAAGAGTCAATACTTAAAAAAGAATATACTGAAGCCTCGGTATATTACTCCAGTAAGGATAGTAAATATCAGAAGCCCCTAATTCTTCAGCTCGGAACCGGAAAGGACTTCTACAAACTGGATGGTGAAAAGTGGGTTAAGGATCCTAGTATAACTTCTAGCGGACTAAAGGATGCACTGGACAAAGAGAATGATACTCACATAATTAATATTTCCAAAGAGAGCAAATACCAATGCAGTTCCCCCAGCTGTGATAAGAATATAGAAGTAGATACAGACCAATCGGCGGAGAAAAGTCACAATTACACTAAACGAAGGCATTATCTTCAGGGGAACGGGCAATTTTCTGTTTCTTCATTTATTGGAAGTGATAGCACTATTCAAATAGGTCTTTCTTCTCCAAGCGGTATAGCTGAGGTCAATATCTTCTGGTATCCAAAGCAGTCTGGAACTCCTCTTCTGATATGCTATTCATCTGAATCAACTCTTAGTTGGTTtaaaaaaacaaaagtagataatgaatggaaggaagTTAATGATACGAAGATCAAGCCTACTAGTATTGATGACCATGCTGGAATTCAGAAGCTCCTTATAGAGgcagaatctccagaagtTAGCATTCAACTTGACCAGGTATCTGGAAGTGGCTATAGCTCTGATGGTGATGCAACGATCAATATTAGGGGTGAAAAGGTTAATGATGCAAATGGTTACTCAAAGATCACTCATGAGATTACTGGAAAGACCTTTATAATTAAGGGTATCCAACATAGAGGTCAATCTCAAACTGTAAAGGGTACTACTACCGCTTTCTCTAAGGATTCTCTAACCGAAACATCTGTATTTTATTCCGGTTCGGATCCTAAAATTTCCAAGCCACTCCTCTTAGAACTGAAGTTGCAAGTTGAATCAAAATATATCTACTATGAGAAgacaaaaaatgcaaatgaGTGGAGTCTTTTCGAATCCAAACAAACAACTCAATATACAGGAGATCCtctaaagaagaaacttgaTGCTTTATATGCAGTCTCAATCTTTTGTAAAAACTGA
- a CDS encoding conserved hypothetical protein (encoded by transcript BEWA_040210A), producing MNVDSMDVLYSLAEEGHEIYVNTLDPMLSEYIAKINVNEAVDMVRYLYAENGLDDKGRLFTDSKYKICNAEAFLNDGRGSGHADNNADEEEMDAGERDTNMDPVSYDYLVAVGCRFCDSSIDFKSAYMFFDYEGPNNGFVQPNEFLRCQTCNSIIAPIFKKGDSDSLVDSLRADEADAQSVYLYGTRSGYVFEESGKRWWKSHMNSALLDAKSAKKSGKQTVKQICEKCGHDTHTFSTFQARSADEGMSVMYECTKCGNRLVIAT from the coding sequence atgaaTGTAGACTCCATGGACGTTCTTTACAGTCTGGCCGAGGAAGGTCACGAGATATACGTGAATACCTTGGATCCGATGCTCTCCGAGTATATTGCCAAGATCAACGTGAATGAAGCCGTGGATATGGTAAGGTATTTGTACGCTGAGAATGGACTAGACGATAAGGGAAGGCTTTTCACAGACTCCAAGTATAAAATATGCAACGCTGAGGCGTTTCTAAATGATGGTCGTGGTAGCGGCCATGCTGACAATAATgcagatgaagaagaaatggatGCTGGAGAACGCGATACAAATATGGACCCAGTATCATACGACTATCTGGTAGCTGTAGGATGCAGATTCTGTGACTCTTCCATAGATTTCAAGAGCGCCTACATGTTCTTTGACTATGAAGGACCAAATAACGGATTCGTACAACCAAACGAGTTTCTGAGATGCCAAACCTGCAACAGCATCATTGCacccatttttaaaaaggGAGATTCTGACTCTCTAGTGGATTCCCTAAGGGCTGATGAGGCGGATGCTCAGTCGGTCTACCTCTACGGAACTAGATCCGGGTATGTCTTTGAAGAATCCGGCAAGAGGTGGTGGAAGAGTCACATGAACAGCGCACTACTTGATGCCAAGAGTGCCAAAAAGAGCGGAAAACAAACTGTAAAGCAAATTTGCGAAAAGTGTGGACATGATACACACACCTTCTCAACGTTCCAAGCCAGATCAGCCGATGAAGGCATGTCGGTAATGTACGAATGCACCAAGTGCGGAAATAGACTTGTAATCGCAACATAG
- a CDS encoding hypothetical protein (encoded by transcript BEWA_040150A) codes for MLMMGVYRKTPLLVTGFLVGAVVVYQVTYSLRDKTKDVVPAPKAPAVAPVVQPNQAGDANLRGAEEDGITIQFEKTEGYTTHGNKITVQKRENFPVAGFSRHSHIGKLSLPLVIKKFSFEDKTLKGIPSDLNVINSSVYFKTGLKEPVLVELYKYSPDGHNTSVHFFTKGANETWEEFFFGANLSLTKKLNELTGGDAKKAEADQEAGGEVKDEVAASIPEPPKPPADSGLAITGEGTQSGSTSAEAASSTSTTQSPVNPSQQQTADSSSQTAITNTQQAGVSQAGGVGSGSVATETTASGSVTATGSTGTEPTSPEQGEGPSMSSLLGDSNQRSQQV; via the exons ATGTTAATGATGGGAGTGTATCGTAAGACCCCTCTGTTAGTTACAGGGTTCCTTGTTGGCGCAGTCGTAGTTTACCAGGTGACCTACTCCCTCAGGGACAAGACCAAGGATGTTGTTCCTGCCCCCAAGGCTCCCGCTGTTGCTCCAGTAGTTCAACCAAACCAGGCTGGAGACGCCAATCTGAGAGGAGCTGAGGAAGACGGAATCACAATTCAGTTTGAGAAGACGGAAGGTTACACCACTCATGGCAACAAGATCACAGTCCAGAAGAGAGAGAACTTCCCAGTTGCTGGTTTCTCGAGACACAGCCACATTGGAAAGTTGAGTTTGCCACTGGTCATCAAGAAATTCTCATTTGAAGACAAGACACTCAAGGGCATTCCATCTGACCTGAACGTCATCAACTCCTCTGTTTACTTCAAGACTGGTCTCAAGGAGCCCGTCCTCGTTGAACTCTACAAGTACTCACCTGATGGACACAACACCTCTGTCCACTTCTTTACCAAGGGTGCCAACGAAACCTGGGAGGAGTTCTTCTTTGGTGCCAACCTCAGCCTCACCAAGAAGCTCAATGAGTTGACTGGTGGTGATGCTAAGAAGGCGGAGGCTGATCAAGAGGCTGGAGGTGAAGTTAAGGATGAGGTTGCTGCTTCTATTCCTGAACCTCCTAAACCTCCTGCTGATTCTGGTCTTGCTATTACTGGTGAAGGTACTCAATCTGGTTCTACTTCTGCTGAAGCTGCTTCTTCTACATCTACTACTCAATCCCCTGTTAATCCTTCTCAACAACAAACTGCTGACTCATCTAGCCAAACTGCTATTACTAATACTCAACAGGCTGGGGTTTCTCAAGCTGGAGGTGTTGGATCAGGCTCTGTTGCTACTGAAACTACTGCTTCTG GTTCTGTTACTGCCACTGGATCAACTGGAACTGAACCCACTAGCCCTGAACAAGGTGAGGGACCTAGCATGTCATCCCTACTAGGAGACTCTAATCAGCGATCTCAACAAGTATAA
- a CDS encoding conserved hypothetical protein (encoded by transcript BEWA_040170A), producing MEGAPLIPVVISLYLNYVEALISKCRRMEITIVAFHSLLLLSWAIGNVQGSAGHSSSVNEVASRVTANIGNVGVKRIVKIEPFYIVRKGPLELKCPEGSEFVSPESFSVCTPEFMDHKISAPRCKIDKMLVNTYNGYCANLFRRGEVCILSINQEAAGPERYAADFGIKCPNRNSIYNGLYYCKERIPRPVEDGEEVTVISHKSVGFGATCPPGKVIKTVFAFEFGPMFHEKGFKRSALAKAKAECDGKQECSLLTSENTGLNYVTYQTLTYKCV from the exons atggaaggtGCACCGCTTATTCCAGTCGTTATTTCGCTTTATTTGAATTATGTTGAGGCTCTGATATCCAAGTGCCGTAGAATGGAGATTACGATCGTAGCCTTTCACTCTCTCTTGTTGCTCTCATGGGCTATTGGCAACGTACAAGGCAGCGCAGGTCATTCTAGCTCCGTTAATGAAGTTGCATCTCGCGTAACTGCAAACATTGGTAATGTAGGTGTAAAGAGAATTGTCAAGATAGAGC CGTTTTACATCGTAAGGAAAGGTCCTCTTGAGCTCAAATGTCCAGAAGGTTCAGAGTTTGTGTCACCCGAGTCATTCTCGGTCTGTACACCCGAGTTTATGGATCATAAAATCTCGGCCCCCAGGTGTAAAATCGACAAGATGCTTGTCAATACCTACAACGGCTACTGCGCAAACCTCTTCAGACGCGGTGAAGTCTGCATTCTCAGCATCAATCAAGAGGCAGCTGGACCGGAAAGGTACGCTGCCGATTTCGGCATCAAGTGCCCAAATCGTAACTCCATCTATAACGGACTATACTACTGCAAGG AGAGAATTCCAAGACCAGtagaagatggagaagaggTTACCGTCATCAGCCATAAAAGCGTAGGATTTGGTGCAACCTGCCCACCCGGAAAAGTAATCAAAACTGTGTTTGCGTTCGAATTCGGACCAATGTTTCATGAAAAGGGATTTAAACGCTCTGCGTTAGCCAAGGCAAAAGCCGAGTGTGATGGAAAACAAGAGTGCTCTCTTTTAACCTCAGAAAACACTGGACTCAATTATGTAACATATCAGACACTCACATACAAGTGCGTCTGA
- a CDS encoding hypothetical protein (encoded by transcript BEWA_040180A) — MCINVCSFFLEHHIPGVQTRESLDVNLTKMDDEASASTNSWLSHRALFAPNSVKRGKTGASSDHVTNLGFHGETRTNFGSNLNTNVNKSQIGSVNPLDSGSLAGGKAGSFGKPRFSKKAPTYNFDEEYDPSLPNDYEKVSRIMSAKAASKDTTHIQDPPSVSSGFSFAPPTASTSMPSATPSYKPAEKVAEAESKPKLSGLSRCNSSHSSGDEMLMRRLAAMEAQESSEAPTVATPIQVHAPPAAEKSSAREPKASSIAQKMMEKMGWKEGEGLGKHGQGMATPLVAQSFNKRTGKIVNAAPIPSKGQGQTKPPAVPTPPTVPDSANASRIVIILLDKMVDMEELEETVGEYGSIVNVKDLEGNVDIALNGVEGSSGYKWVNTIKDSGAQLLCEYETLEESKRAIMELDNSLILQSRVTADYFPEALYSRI, encoded by the coding sequence ATGTGTATAAACGTCTGCAGTTTCTTCCTCGAGCATCACATTCCAGGCGTCCAGACCCGGGAGTCACTGGATGTAAATTTAACCAAAATGGACGACGAAGCGTCAGCCAGTACCAACTCGTGGTTAAGTCACAGGGCACTGTTTGCTCCGAATAGCGTTAAACGCGGCAAAACAGGCGCTAGCTCCGACCACGTTACAAATCTCGGATTCCATGGAGAAACCAGAACAAATTTCGGCTCCAACCTCAATACAAACGTTAATAAATCGCAAATCGGCTCAGTAAACCCTCTGGATTCCGGTAGTTTGGCCGGTGGCAAAGCCGGAAGTTTTGGCAAGCCGAGATTCTCGAAAAAGGCACCAACGTACAACTTTGACGAAGAATACGACCCTAGTCTCCCAAACGACTATGAAAAGGTCTCAAGAATCATGTCAGCAAAGGCGGCGAGCAAGGATACTACACACATTCAGGATCCTCCGTCTGTCAGCTCAGGATTTTCTTTTGCTCCTCCGACCGCTTCTACATCTATGCCAAGCGCAACTCCATCGTATAAACCAGCTGAAAAGGTCGCAGAGGCGGAGTCAAAGCCTAAACTCTCAGGTTTGTCCAGGTGCAACTCATCACATTCTTCAGGCGACGAGATGTTAATGAGACGTCTGGCTGCAATGGAGGCTCAAGAGTCGTCTGAAGCACCAACTGTAGCCACTCCCATCCAAGTGCATGCTCCTCCTGCTGCGGAAAAAAGCTCAGCCAGGGAACCCAAAGCCTCGAGCATCGCCCaaaagatgatggaaaagatggGCTGGAAGGAAGGCGAGGGTCTGGGTAAACATGGACAAGGAATGGCTACGCCACTGGTCGCACAGAGCTTTAACAAGAGGACTGGAAAGATCGTCAATGCAGCTCCAATCCCCTCCAAGGGCCAGGGCCAGACCAAACCTCCGGCTGTGCCCACTCCTCCCACAGTTCCGGACTCAGCCAATGCGTCCAGGATCGTAATCATCCTCCTAGACAAAATGGTTGACATGGAGGAATTGGAGGAAACTGTCGGAGAATACGGTTCGATTGTAAATGTCAAGGATTTGGAGGGAAACGTCGACATCGCCCTCAACGGAGTTGAAGGCTCCAGCGGCTACAAGTGGGTCAATACCATCAAGGATTCCGGTGCACAACTCCTCTGCGAGTACGAGACCCTTGAAGAGTCCAAAAGGGCAATCATGGAACTGGACAATTCCCTCATTCTGCAGAGCAGAGTAACCGCCGACTACTTTCCAGAGGCTCTCTATAGTCGCATTTAG
- a CDS encoding hypothetical protein (encoded by transcript BEWA_040160A) codes for MELISSLVNASFGDGYVNTYSKYEHDRRKHKGRTLEHHFGGDTAALAEQTGRAKFFSHVSAGGGASLELLEGKVLPGVSCLTQKS; via the exons ATGGAGTTGATCAGCAGCCTGGTAAATGCCTCATTTGGCGATGGTTATGTCAATACatattccaagtatgagcatgatcGGA GGAAGCACAAAGGGAGGACACTTGAGCATCATTTTGGTGGTGACACTGCGGCTCTGGCAGAACAGACTGGACGTGCCAAGTTCTTTAGTCACGTGTCCGCTGGTGGTGGAGCCTCCCTGGAACTTCTCGAAGGAAAGGTGTTGCCTGGAGTCTCTTGTCTCACTCAAAAGTCCTAA
- a CDS encoding hypothetical protein (encoded by transcript BEWA_040200A), translating into MEGLGAILRASQLLRKAPIYGPKMSLLCNEMSFNPLKYSMQGVYRKWECSVALEQTFRCVEGTLDRRPNLAFEIPCYEKYGLDKDIRMSKSFWPEHGAGIGLHRLELMDRFGQKEYLLRRHRGGKVKNKLRNLEKKKKREQQALANKFTRDIFTKKTE; encoded by the coding sequence ATGGAAGGCCTTGGCGCGATTTTAAGGGCCAGTCAACTCTTGCGCAAAGCGCCCATTTATGGCCCTAAAATGTCGCTATTATGCAATGAAATGAGTTTTAACCCTTTAAAGTATTCGATGCAAGGGGTGTACAGGAAATGGGAGTGTTCGGTCGCTCTGGAACAAACATTCAGGTGTGTAGAGGGGACCCTTGACAGACGTCCGAATTTGGCTTTCGAGATCCCCTGCTACGAAAAGTACGGGCTAGACAAAGACATTCGTATGAGCAAAAGCTTTTGGCCAGAGCATGGCGCCGGAATCGGCCTCCATCGACTGGAATTGATGGACCGTTTTGGGCAAAAGGAATACCTTCTTCGAAGACACAGGGGAGGAAAGGTCAAGAATAAGCTCAGGAACcttgaaaagaagaagaaaagagagCAACAAGCCCTTGCCAACAAATTTACGAGGGACATATTCACCAAAAAGACCGAATAG